The Homo sapiens chromosome 5, GRCh38.p14 Primary Assembly genome includes a window with the following:
- the IL9 gene encoding interleukin-9 precursor: protein MLLAMVLTSALLLCSVAGQGCPTLAGILDINFLINKMQEDPASKCHCSANVTSCLCLGIPSDNCTRPCFSERLSQMTNTTMQTRYPLIFSRVKKSVEVLKNNKCPYFSCEQPCNQTTAGNALTFLKSLLEIFQKEKMRGMRGKI from the exons ATGCTTCTGGCCATGGTCCTTACCTCTGCCCTGCTCCTGTGCTCCGTGGCAGGCCAGGGGTGTCCAACCTTGGCGGGGATCCTGGACATCAACTTCCTCATCAACAAGATGCAG GAAGATCCAGCTTCCAAGTGCCACTGCAGTGCTAAT GTGACCAGTTGTCTCTGTTTGGGCATTCCCTCT GACAACTGCACCAGACCATGCTTCAGTGAGAGACTGTCTCAGATGACCAATACCACCATGCAAACAAGATACCCACTGATTTTCAGTCGGGTGAAAAAATCAGTTGAAGTACTAAAGAACAACAAGTGTCCA TATTTTTCCTGTGAACAGCCATGCAACCAAACCACGGCAGGCAACGCGCTGACATTTCTGAAGAGTCTTCTGGaaattttccagaaagaaaagatgagaggGATGAGAGGCAAGATATGa